The sequence TTCTTCGAGTTCGGTAACGTATATACATTTGATCCCGAGAAGGCTAACCTCGACGATCCTATGCAGGCTTACAAGGAGCAGTATCATGCTGCACTGTGGATTACAGGTAAGCGCGTAGAGGGCAGCTGGGCTCACGCTAACGAGGAGAGCAGCTTCTACGAGTTGAGCGCCTACGTTGAGAATATTCTGCGCCGTATCGGTGTTAAGCCCGGTATGATTGTTCGCAAGAAGAGCGAGAACGATATCTTCTCTGCCGGTCTCACCATCGAGAACCGTGGTGGTAAGAAGCTCATCGAGATGGGTATCATTACCAAGAAGCTGCTGAAGCAGTTCGGACTGGATGCACCTGTATTCTATGCCGAGCTGAACTGGACCGCGCTGATGAAGGTGATTAAGAAGAACGAGGTACTTTACACTGAGGTGCCCAAGTTCCCAGCCGTTAGTCGCGACCTGGCCCTGTTGGTTGACAACAGCGTAGAGTTTGCCCAGATTGAGCAGATTGCCCGCGCAACAGAGAAGAAGCTGCTGAAGAAGGTTGAGTTGTTTGACGTTTACGAGGGCGACAAGCTGCCTGCTGGCAAGAAGAGCTACGCCGTGAACTTTATCCTTCAGGATGAGGAGAAGACCATGGGCGACAAACAGATCGAGGCCATCATGAACAAGCTCATCGCACAGCTGAAAAAGCAGCTGAATGCAGAACTGCGCTAATTTGACTATTTGACCATTTACTATTTGACTATTGGTATGACAGAGCTCGAGTTGAAAGAAAGATTCAAGAAATTCTCGATAAGGATTATCAAAATGGTCGATAGTATGCCCGATACAATTTCAGGAAGGGCAATTGGTTCGCAAGTGGTCAGATCAGGCACTTCGCCTGCAGCAAATTATCGTGCTGCATGTTTGGGAAAGTCTGAGAAAGACTTCCTGAATAAGTTGAAGATGGTTGAGGAAGAACTTGACGAGACGAGTCATTGGTTAGAGGTGATCATGGAAACTGGAATGCTACCAGAGAATAGGGTGAAACCTCTATATACAGAATGCCTGGAACTGCTTAAGATAATTATCAGTTCAATTGTGAGTACTCGCAAGCATCTTGATTGTATTAAATAGTAAAATTGTGAAATAGTAAAATAGTAAAATTAAACAATGGGAAGAGCATTTGAATATCGTAAAGCTACAAAGCTGAAGCGATGGGGCCACATGGCCAAGACATTTACAAAGATTGGTAAGCAGATTGCTATTGCCGTGAAGGCAGGCGGTCCAGAGCCAGAGAACAACCCCGCGCTGCGTGCTATCATTGCCAACGCTAAGCGCGAGAACATGCCAAAGGACAACATTGAGCGTGCTATCAAGAACGCTATGGGTAAGGACCAGAGCGATTACAAGGAAGTAACTTACGAGGGATACGGACCTCACGGAATCGCTATCTTTGTTGAGACACTGACCGACAACACCACACGTACTGTAGGTGACGTTCGTTCGGTATTCAACAAGTTCAACGGTAACCTGGGTACACAGGGTTCGCTCTCATTCCTGTTCGACCACAAGAGCGTATTTACCTTTAAGAAGAAGGACGGTCTGGATATGGACGAGATGATCCTGGACCTGATCGACTACGGCGTAGAGGATGAGTACGACGAGGACGAGGAGGAGAACAGCATCACTATCTATGCCGATCCTTCAAGCTTCAGCGCTGTGCAGAAGCACCTTGAGGAGAACGGTTTCGAGGTTACTGGTGCTGAGTTCACCCGCATTCCTAACGACCTGAAGGACGTTACAGCCGAGCAGCGTGAGACTATCGACAAGATGGTTGAGAAGCTGGAGGACTTTGACGACGTTCAGACCGTTTACACAAACATGAAACCTGAAGAGGTTGCTGAATAAAAAAAAGAATTCCCTCGCCAACCGGCGGGGGAATTTTATTTTAATAATCCTTTTCTGTGAAAACCACATCAAGTAGAATCTTCTTAGGATCCTTGCTGGAGCGGTAGGTGTAAGCAAAGCGGTACTTGGCATCTTTATACACCTTAACGGCTGTAGCGTTCTTAAGGCCCTGCTTAAGCACGTTAACGGCATCAACATCCTTCAATGCCTGCTCCTCGTCGGCCACGCCCGTAAGCTTATAATAATAATGTATGGTGTGCGTAGCGCGTTCGAAAACCAGACTGTCGATCACTGTGTTCTCATCGATGGCTGTGGGGCAATGCTTGCGCGTGTACTCCTTGGCATCGCGCTCGCAGCGGTCCTCCAAACTCTCCTGACAAGCGCTAAATAACAGGGCTATCATACCCAATATCCAAAACTTTTTCATAACGAATGCTATTTTTTGCCTGCAAAGATACAAAAAAAAGCAAAATTATGTGATTTCTGAGAGTTTTTTTGTAATTTTGCAGTCTAAAGCATAGAATCTACAATGAATCATATAAGAAATTTCTGCATCATCGCCCACATCGATCACGGCAAATCTACTCTGGCTGACAGACTGCTGGAGTACACTAAGACTATACAGGTGACCGAGGGACAGATGCTCGACGATATGGACTTGGAGCGTGAACGTGGTATTACGATTAAGAGTCACGCTATCCAGATGGAATACACTTACAAGGGAGAGAAATACATACTGAACCTGATTGACACTCCGGGACACGTCGACTTTTCGTACGAGGTGAGCCGTTCTATCGCTGCCTGCGAGGGTGCGCTGCTGGTGGTGGATGCCACACAGGGTGTACAGGCACAGACCATCTCGAATCTCTATATGGCCATCGACCATAACTTGGAGATTATCCCTGTAATCAATAAGATTGATATGCCCAGCGCCATGCCCGATGAGGTGGAAGATGAGATTATCGACCTGATTGGCTGCGATCGCGAGGATATTATCCGTGCTTCGGGTAAGACCGGCGAAGGCGTTGAAGAGATACTGAACGCTGTTGTTGAGAAGATTCCGCACCCAGTGGGCGACGAGAAGGCTCCGCTGCAGGCGCTCATTTTCGACTCGGTATTCAACTCGTTCCGCGGTATCATCGCTTACTTCAAGATTGTGAACGGCTCTATCAAGAGCGGCGACCACGTGAAGTTCTTTAATACCGGTATGGAGTACGATGCCGACGAGATTGGTGTGCTGAAGATGGATATGATTCCCCGCAAAGAGCTGAAGACAGGCGATGTGGGTTACATCATCAGCGGTATCAAGAACTCGAGAGAGGTAAAGGTGGGTGATACCATCACACACGTGGCTACCCCTTGCGACAAGGCCATCGAGGGCTTCCAGGAGGTTAAACCTATGGTGTTTGCTGGTGTTTATCCTATCGATCCTACCGATTACGAGAACCTGCGTGCATCGCTCGAAAAGCTGCAGCTTAACGATGCATCGCTCACATTCATGCCCGAGAGCTCGGTAGCCTTGGGATTCGGTTTCCGTTGCGGATTCCTCGGACTGTTGCACATGGAGATTATCCAGGAGCGACTGGACCGCGAGTTTGATATGGACGTGATTACCACCGTGCCCAACGTAAGCTATATGTGCTACACCAAGCAGGGTGAGGTGAAAGAGGTTCACAACCCAAGTGGACTGCCCGATCAGACGATGATCGACCATATTGAGGAGCCTTATATCCGTGCATCGATCATTACCGCTGCCGATTATATCGGTCCGATCATGACGCTGTGTCTGGATAAGCGCGGCGAGCTGCTGGATCAGCAGTACGTGAGCGGTAACCGCATTGAGCTGCACTTTATGCTGCCTCTGGGCGAAATCGTGATCGACTTCTATGATAAACTTAAGTCGGTATCAAAGGGATACGCTTCGTTCGATTACCACATCGACGGTTTCCGTCCCTCGAAACTGGCTAAGCTCGATATTCTGTTGAATGGTGAGCCTGTGGATGCCCTGAGCACCCTGACACACCAGGACAACGCTGTGACCTTTGGTCGCCGTATGTGTGAGAAACTGAAAGAGCTGATTCCACGTCAGCAGTTCGACATCGCCATCCAGGCTGCCATCGGTGCTAAGATTATTGCCCGCGAAACCGTTAAGCAGGTGCGTAAGGATGTTACCGCCAAGTGTTATGGTGGCGACGTGAGTCGTAAGCGTAAACTGCTGGAGAAACAGAAGCGAGGCAAGAAGCGTATGAAGCAGATTGGTAACGTGGAGGTGCCACAGAAGGCCTTCCTCGCAGTATTGAAATTGGACTAAAAACAAACAATAATCTATGGCAAATGTTAGCTTGACAACCCGAGACGTGGCACGAGAACTGGCCCGTCGATACAGTACAATGACGCACGAAGAGCTCGACCTGCTGGAGAGCATTCTCGTACCGATGAAGTTCGCTAAGAACGAACTCATCCTGAAGG is a genomic window of Xylanibacter ruminicola 23 containing:
- a CDS encoding four helix bundle protein encodes the protein MTELELKERFKKFSIRIIKMVDSMPDTISGRAIGSQVVRSGTSPAANYRAACLGKSEKDFLNKLKMVEEELDETSHWLEVIMETGMLPENRVKPLYTECLELLKIIISSIVSTRKHLDCIK
- a CDS encoding YebC/PmpR family DNA-binding transcriptional regulator, translating into MGRAFEYRKATKLKRWGHMAKTFTKIGKQIAIAVKAGGPEPENNPALRAIIANAKRENMPKDNIERAIKNAMGKDQSDYKEVTYEGYGPHGIAIFVETLTDNTTRTVGDVRSVFNKFNGNLGTQGSLSFLFDHKSVFTFKKKDGLDMDEMILDLIDYGVEDEYDEDEEENSITIYADPSSFSAVQKHLEENGFEVTGAEFTRIPNDLKDVTAEQRETIDKMVEKLEDFDDVQTVYTNMKPEEVAE
- the lepA gene encoding translation elongation factor 4; the protein is MNHIRNFCIIAHIDHGKSTLADRLLEYTKTIQVTEGQMLDDMDLERERGITIKSHAIQMEYTYKGEKYILNLIDTPGHVDFSYEVSRSIAACEGALLVVDATQGVQAQTISNLYMAIDHNLEIIPVINKIDMPSAMPDEVEDEIIDLIGCDREDIIRASGKTGEGVEEILNAVVEKIPHPVGDEKAPLQALIFDSVFNSFRGIIAYFKIVNGSIKSGDHVKFFNTGMEYDADEIGVLKMDMIPRKELKTGDVGYIISGIKNSREVKVGDTITHVATPCDKAIEGFQEVKPMVFAGVYPIDPTDYENLRASLEKLQLNDASLTFMPESSVALGFGFRCGFLGLLHMEIIQERLDREFDMDVITTVPNVSYMCYTKQGEVKEVHNPSGLPDQTMIDHIEEPYIRASIITAADYIGPIMTLCLDKRGELLDQQYVSGNRIELHFMLPLGEIVIDFYDKLKSVSKGYASFDYHIDGFRPSKLAKLDILLNGEPVDALSTLTHQDNAVTFGRRMCEKLKELIPRQQFDIAIQAAIGAKIIARETVKQVRKDVTAKCYGGDVSRKRKLLEKQKRGKKRMKQIGNVEVPQKAFLAVLKLD